In the genome of Harmonia axyridis chromosome 4, icHarAxyr1.1, whole genome shotgun sequence, the window TGGAATTATAACTGGCACGGAGGGTACAGAAGGATGGTTTACTCTACATGCCGAGGTGCCTCTGAATGAAATGTTTGGTTATGTGGGAGAATTGAGATCTAGCACGCAAGGAAAAGGAGAATACACAATGGAATACTCGAGATATTCGCCGTGCTTACCGGATttacaagaaaaattaatattagagTATCAGAAATCTATGGGACTGTTACCTGAAgataagaaaaagaagaagaactgagaatcatttgaattaaaaatgtaaatattaatttaaattGTCTTTCTAAGGTAGGATTTAGACTTAACGTTTATACTTGTAGTTACCTCGAAGTTGAATGTTTTAGTGAGAAatataattcaggaaaaaattctGCGAGTAGTGAATTTTTTAGTTTGTAATAATGAAAACTTTGGAACTTTTAATCCAAAAAGCTAACTAAAAAGGAACTaagtaaataataaattttgaaacaatattttttacaaatattttaatttcataaaCAAAGTTGTTTATTGTTTTATACTTAAATGACTTATAATTAAATTGACAATAGAATGAATTGTAGTTTACTAATTTCCATACTAATGATATTCCCGACATTACCTTATAACTCTTTGGTTCTTTGAATAATGTTTATGGATAAATTGAGGAACATTAATTTGAACTGTACATCCTTTATTTCCCCTCAGAATCGCTAATTTTTTTGCGTTTGACCAATCAATTACGCAAGGACGAAATAAAATGTCAATACTTTTTACATAACCTCTCCAAACGTCAAATGCTCAGATCAAATGAACTACCACTGCCATTGGTCGCAAGAAAAGTTTGATACCATTCTTGTAATCTGATTGGCGGAGCGTGTGGCGCGCCATCCCACCAGCTTGCAAAGATTGATCACATaggaacaaaaaaaagtgggtTATATAAAAAAGTATTTATTATCAGTGAAAAAAGTAAATGTCCGTAAATTAGTGATTTTTACACTCCCCTATTCGGAAGATCTTTAACTTTATAGATGCGTACGAGCCAATGCTCTGTAGTATAAGCTTCTTCTAGTACATCTAATTCGAAATCCTTATTTCCAATCTCAGCACCCCTAACTCTGTCATAACCTTGAGGTTTACCAcctgaaaattattttaattggttaaattcgaatgaattcatataaattttcataaaatcccACCTTCTGTATAAAGTTGGCCAAATCTGTAGTAGCACATCTTGTACATCAAACAGTTGAGAAGGGTAGGTGATCCTTCTTTACTAATTTTAAATTCTCCATTTGATGAATAGAAATCCCATTCCTTGATATGAGCACCACGATCCGTGCTACCCCCTAGAAAATGATGGAACAATGTGAAGAACATGCAAATTCAAGGATTTTTTGGTATGTTTCCACAATTCCGAGTAAATATTTACCTATTCGAACCATCCATAGGAACTTGTTTATGTCATCTGAGGAATATCCAGTTAATCCACCAAATATTACTAATACATAATCGACATCTAATTCTTTCATAATTTCATAAGCTTTGTCCTCCGAACTAGCCATGGCTTGTCCCACTCTCGAAATATGAGTATTATTCCAAGTATTATTATCAACTAAAATTGTCCGATTAGCCATTGCTGTTATTTGATatctgtaaatgaaaatttttaaaaatcattCATTACCAATTTGAGTTAcgtcttttttcatttttttgaagcTAACAGAACTGATTTATTAAAACTAAGAATACATACCCATAATCCCACCAAGACATGATTCTAGCATCTTCGGGAGTATTCATTTTCAACCAGTAATAGGCTTCTCTAAAATCGTCGAAAATAATCCTTCCTCCATCATAAGATCGTGCGCTTAAGACAATACTAGGGGAACTGTACGCTTCCGATGTAACCCAAGTACAGTGAAAGGTGTAGGAAATGAACAAGACACAAACTATTCCAACAAAACttaaagatatttcatttttgagaaTATGGTTTGATTCAAGGCGTTGCTTTTTACGGCTTTCTTGAGGCTTCTGTTgctctatatttttcataaacttGGCTAAAAGATGGGATACTGCAATACCTCCCAAAATGCACATAACAGGTGCAAGAACCAACATGAGACGAACCATCACACCCTGAAAACAtggaacattttcattttatttattttcattaaccatgtctgaaaatcttttttttttgcgcatttgataatttttttttaaactaatgaatattattttcaaacgtCAAAACTGGGAGCATatcaataaatagaaaaatatttttataccgCCAAACATCCTATTGGTATAAaaccaaaaattattttgtttaaaaaaaatgacttaCTGCAAAGTAAATACTGCTTATACCATACAAAATAATGAAGATATTGGCATCAGTCAGTTGGTTGAAACAAAAATACAATCCTGCTGGAAATAGGAAAACTAAAATCTGCAGATCGAAATAAAATGAGCTCCAAGATGTTGGTTGATGCTCCGAAACACTGGCTATTATTGGAATGTGGTTTTTAGCATATGAGGGATCTAAGAGGGAATAGAATCGACCAGTCCAGGGGGAAATTTTTCCAGAAAGAGTCAGTATTCCAATTCCTGCTAGGAATATCAACCCCACAGTGTACATCAAGAATGTTGAAAGAGCTTCAAAATCTGATTTGGTAACTTTGCTTCGAAGGTAATCCACAAAAGCCATTATTTGGCACAAACCAAATACTCCTAAAGCCTGCAAAATGTAACAATTCAATTCGAGTGccaaaaataaatttcga includes:
- the LOC123677376 gene encoding dolichyl-diphosphooligosaccharide--protein glycosyltransferase subunit STT3A, with protein sequence MLGIGKKSSNRSEEQLTLLTFSILTLASILSFATRLFSVLRFESVIHEFDPYFNYRTTKYLAENGFYAFHNWFDDRAWYPLGRIIGGTIYPGLMVTSTIIYKLCWFLNITVDIRNVCVFLAPLFSSFTTIITYLLTKEVKNEGAGLVAAALVSIVPGYISRSVAGSYDNEGIAIFCMLFTYYTWIKAVKTGTIYWGTLSALAYFYMVSSWGGYVFLINLIPLHVLTLMATGRFSHRVYVAYSTLYCLGTILSMQISFVGFQPVQSSEHMLALGVFGLCQIMAFVDYLRSKVTKSDFEALSTFLMYTVGLIFLAGIGILTLSGKISPWTGRFYSLLDPSYAKNHIPIIASVSEHQPTSWSSFYFDLQILVFLFPAGLYFCFNQLTDANIFIILYGISSIYFAGVMVRLMLVLAPVMCILGGIAVSHLLAKFMKNIEQQKPQESRKKQRLESNHILKNEISLSFVGIVCVLFISYTFHCTWVTSEAYSSPSIVLSARSYDGGRIIFDDFREAYYWLKMNTPEDARIMSWWDYGYQITAMANRTILVDNNTWNNTHISRVGQAMASSEDKAYEIMKELDVDYVLVIFGGLTGYSSDDINKFLWMVRIGGSTDRGAHIKEWDFYSSNGEFKISKEGSPTLLNCLMYKMCYYRFGQLYTEGGKPQGYDRVRGAEIGNKDFELDVLEEAYTTEHWLVRIYKVKDLPNRGV